A stretch of the Ornithodoros turicata isolate Travis chromosome 4, ASM3712646v1, whole genome shotgun sequence genome encodes the following:
- the LOC135390941 gene encoding FGGY carbohydrate kinase domain-containing protein-like isoform X2, producing MQFIGVDVGTQSVRAALVNEKGVVLKTAVRDIDTYNPQPQFYEQSSEQIWNACCKVVKEVAKDAEKIRGLGFDATCSLVILDEEEAPLTVSPTGKPEQNVILWMDHRAVEQAALINETQDDVLRFVGGQISPEMQPPKLLWLKQNMPETWEKLGYAFDLPDFLTWKATGSDTRSLCSVVCKWTYRAGNSEEKGWKDSFWIQIGLADIVDGGYKKIGTSFAAPGFPCGKGLSKKAALQLGLKPGLPVATSIIDAHAGGIGLLGCEVDDDYHKSFSRRLAVIAGTSTCHMLANENSIFTPGVWGPYFSAMVPGMWLSEAGQSAAGSLIQHIINSHKAFPAIAAKTKPDRHTEDTLNWMLGQICMKRRLPSISLVATNLHVWPDFHGNRSPVADPNLRGMVCGLTLDSDEEDLACLYLATVQGLAYSTRHILDSLRQTGHSVSIILLCGGLSKNPLYVQMHADITGLPVLLPSEPESVLLGSAILGANASGVYSSVTEAMLQMGGSGTVVRPNLGDKRFHDAKYAAFLKMLECQQDINRIMQEV from the exons ATGCAATTCATCGGTGTGGACGTGGGCACCCAGAGTGTGAGGGCAGCCCTGGTCAACGAGAAGGGAGTTGTCCTCAAGACCGCTGTCCGTGACATTGACACTTACAACCCGCAACCTCAATTCTACGAGCAGTCCTCGGAACAGATCTGGAACGCCTGCTGCAAAGTTGTTAAG GAAGTCGCAaaagatgccgaaaaaatcagGGGACTGGGCTTTGATGCCACGTGCTCCCTCGTAATCCTGGATGAGGAAGAAGCTCCCCTTACAGTGAGCCCTACAG GAAAACCAGAGCAGAATGTCATCCTCTGGATGGACCACAGGGCAGTGGAACAGGCAGCCCTCATCAACGAGACCCAGGACGATGTCCTGCGGTTCGTAGGGGGACAGATCTCTCCAGAGATGCAGCCACCAAAGCTACTTTGGTTGAAACAG AACATGCCAGAAACATGGGAGAAACTAGGATATGCATTTGATCTTCCAGACTTTCTCACCTGGAAGGCAACTGGGTCGGACACTAG GTCActctgctctgtcgtctgcaagtGGACGTACCGTGCAGGAAATTCGGAGGAAAAAGGGTGGAAGGACTCTTTTTGGATTCAAATAGGACTGGCAGACATCGTAGACGGTGGCTATAAGAAAATAG GCACAAGCTTTGCGGCTCCAGGATTTCCTTGTGGAAAGGGTTTGTCAAAGAAAGCGGCACTCCAACTGGGCCTCAAGCCTGGGCTACCGGTTGCCACTTCCATCATTGATGCACACGCAGGTGGCATAG GTCTCTTGGGCTGTGAAGTAGATGACGATTACCACAAGTCATTTTCACGAAGACTGGCTGTTATCGCTGGAACCTCCACCTGCCACATGCTG GCCAACGAAAATAGCATCTTCACTCCTGGCGTCTGGGGTCCTTACTTTTCAGCCATGGTACCTGGGATGTGGCTGAGCGAAGCTGGACAAAGCGCAGCTGGTAGCTTg ATTCAGCACATCATTAATTCCCACAAGGCATTCCCTGCAATAGCAGCCAAAACAAAACCAGATCG CCACACAGAGGACACGCTAAACTGGATGTTGGGCCAGATATGCATGAAGAGACGGCTGCCATCCATCTCTCTCGTGGCTACAAACCTTCACGTGTGGCCAGATTTCCACGGCAACCGCTCTCCTGTCGCGGACCCAAACCTCAGAGGCATG GTCTGCGGATTGACCCTAGACTCGGATGAAGAGGACTTGGCCTGTCTCTACCTCGCTACAGTGCAGGGTCTTGCC TACAGCACGAGACACATCCTGGATAGTCTACGACAGACAGGACACTCAGTCTCCATCATCCTGCTCTGTGGTGGACTGTCAAAGAACCCCCTCTACGTCCAGATGCATGCGGACATCACAG GGCTCCCCGTTCTGCTTCCCTCGGAACCAGAGTCCGTTCTTCTGGGTTCGGCCATACTGGGTGCAAACGCGAGCGGCGTCTACAGTAGCGTTACGGAGGCCATGCTACAGATGGGAGGATCTGGCACCGTGGTTCGCCCAAACCTCGGAGACAAGAG GTTTCACGACGCAAAGTATGCAGCCTTCCTGAAGATGCTCGAGTGCCAGCAAGACATCAACAGGATCATGCAGGAAGTGTGA
- the LOC135390941 gene encoding FGGY carbohydrate kinase domain-containing protein-like isoform X1 yields MARMRKAAGQHAKSARYTMQFIGVDVGTQSVRAALVNEKGVVLKTAVRDIDTYNPQPQFYEQSSEQIWNACCKVVKEVAKDAEKIRGLGFDATCSLVILDEEEAPLTVSPTGKPEQNVILWMDHRAVEQAALINETQDDVLRFVGGQISPEMQPPKLLWLKQNMPETWEKLGYAFDLPDFLTWKATGSDTRSLCSVVCKWTYRAGNSEEKGWKDSFWIQIGLADIVDGGYKKIGTSFAAPGFPCGKGLSKKAALQLGLKPGLPVATSIIDAHAGGIGLLGCEVDDDYHKSFSRRLAVIAGTSTCHMLANENSIFTPGVWGPYFSAMVPGMWLSEAGQSAAGSLIQHIINSHKAFPAIAAKTKPDRHTEDTLNWMLGQICMKRRLPSISLVATNLHVWPDFHGNRSPVADPNLRGMVCGLTLDSDEEDLACLYLATVQGLAYSTRHILDSLRQTGHSVSIILLCGGLSKNPLYVQMHADITGLPVLLPSEPESVLLGSAILGANASGVYSSVTEAMLQMGGSGTVVRPNLGDKRFHDAKYAAFLKMLECQQDINRIMQEV; encoded by the exons ATGGCCCGTATGCGAAAGGCCGCCGGACAGCATGCGAAAAGCGCGCGTTACAC AATGCAATTCATCGGTGTGGACGTGGGCACCCAGAGTGTGAGGGCAGCCCTGGTCAACGAGAAGGGAGTTGTCCTCAAGACCGCTGTCCGTGACATTGACACTTACAACCCGCAACCTCAATTCTACGAGCAGTCCTCGGAACAGATCTGGAACGCCTGCTGCAAAGTTGTTAAG GAAGTCGCAaaagatgccgaaaaaatcagGGGACTGGGCTTTGATGCCACGTGCTCCCTCGTAATCCTGGATGAGGAAGAAGCTCCCCTTACAGTGAGCCCTACAG GAAAACCAGAGCAGAATGTCATCCTCTGGATGGACCACAGGGCAGTGGAACAGGCAGCCCTCATCAACGAGACCCAGGACGATGTCCTGCGGTTCGTAGGGGGACAGATCTCTCCAGAGATGCAGCCACCAAAGCTACTTTGGTTGAAACAG AACATGCCAGAAACATGGGAGAAACTAGGATATGCATTTGATCTTCCAGACTTTCTCACCTGGAAGGCAACTGGGTCGGACACTAG GTCActctgctctgtcgtctgcaagtGGACGTACCGTGCAGGAAATTCGGAGGAAAAAGGGTGGAAGGACTCTTTTTGGATTCAAATAGGACTGGCAGACATCGTAGACGGTGGCTATAAGAAAATAG GCACAAGCTTTGCGGCTCCAGGATTTCCTTGTGGAAAGGGTTTGTCAAAGAAAGCGGCACTCCAACTGGGCCTCAAGCCTGGGCTACCGGTTGCCACTTCCATCATTGATGCACACGCAGGTGGCATAG GTCTCTTGGGCTGTGAAGTAGATGACGATTACCACAAGTCATTTTCACGAAGACTGGCTGTTATCGCTGGAACCTCCACCTGCCACATGCTG GCCAACGAAAATAGCATCTTCACTCCTGGCGTCTGGGGTCCTTACTTTTCAGCCATGGTACCTGGGATGTGGCTGAGCGAAGCTGGACAAAGCGCAGCTGGTAGCTTg ATTCAGCACATCATTAATTCCCACAAGGCATTCCCTGCAATAGCAGCCAAAACAAAACCAGATCG CCACACAGAGGACACGCTAAACTGGATGTTGGGCCAGATATGCATGAAGAGACGGCTGCCATCCATCTCTCTCGTGGCTACAAACCTTCACGTGTGGCCAGATTTCCACGGCAACCGCTCTCCTGTCGCGGACCCAAACCTCAGAGGCATG GTCTGCGGATTGACCCTAGACTCGGATGAAGAGGACTTGGCCTGTCTCTACCTCGCTACAGTGCAGGGTCTTGCC TACAGCACGAGACACATCCTGGATAGTCTACGACAGACAGGACACTCAGTCTCCATCATCCTGCTCTGTGGTGGACTGTCAAAGAACCCCCTCTACGTCCAGATGCATGCGGACATCACAG GGCTCCCCGTTCTGCTTCCCTCGGAACCAGAGTCCGTTCTTCTGGGTTCGGCCATACTGGGTGCAAACGCGAGCGGCGTCTACAGTAGCGTTACGGAGGCCATGCTACAGATGGGAGGATCTGGCACCGTGGTTCGCCCAAACCTCGGAGACAAGAG GTTTCACGACGCAAAGTATGCAGCCTTCCTGAAGATGCTCGAGTGCCAGCAAGACATCAACAGGATCATGCAGGAAGTGTGA
- the LOC135392678 gene encoding pre-mRNA-splicing factor 38A-like, which produces MANRTVKDAHSVRGTNPQYLIEKIIRSRVYDSRYWKEECFALTAELLVDKAMELKYVGGVFGGNVRPTPFLCLLLKMLQIQPEKDIVVEFIRQEDFKYVRALGATYMRLVGSSLDCYKYLEPLYNDYRKLRRQQRDGSYVIVHMDEFIDELLREERAVDVILPRIQKREVLEETNELDPRISALEDDLDEVESIDDDDEKPPPPEPKKESSSRQHSDSNRRKEKSREHHSSKDHRDSRDYRDNRDYRDHRDKDHRDRGRDHREKDYRDNRDKDYRDRERDHRDKERDHRDKDYRDHRDRKHRDDRSHAEKRKK; this is translated from the exons ATGGCGAATCGCACGGTCAAAGATGCTCACTCGGTTCGGGGTACAAATCCACAATATCTAATAGAAAAAATCATCAGATCGAGAGTATATGACTCGAGGTACTGGAAAGAAGAATGCTTCGCTTTGACAG CGGAACTGTTGGTGGATAAAGCGATGGAGTTGAAATACGTCGGAGGAGTTTTCGGCGGGAACGTTAGACCCACACCCTTCCTCTGTCTTCTGCTCAAGATGCTTCAGATTCAGCCAGAAAAAGACATCGTCGTAGAGTTCATTCGTCAGGAGGACTTCAA gtatgTTCGTGCCTTGGGGGCTACGTAtatgcgtctggtgggcagttCGTTGGACTGTTACAAGTACTTGGAGCCCCTGTACAACGATTACAGAAAACTACGCCGTCAGCAGAGGGACGGAT cgTACGTTATAGTTCACATGGACGAGTTCATCGACGAGCTGCTGAGGGAAGAACGTGCCGTTGATGTAATTCTACCTCGAATTCAG AAACGTGAGGTATTGGAAGAGACCAACGAGCTGGACCCCCGAATAAGTGCTCTTGAAGATGACCTGGATGAAGTCGAGTCAATTGACGACGATGATGAAAAG CCGCCACCACCAGAACCCAAAAAAGAATCGTCGTCACGGCAACATTCAGACTCGAACAGACGCAAAGAAAAGTCTCGAGAGCACCACAGCTCCAAGGATCACCGTGATAGCAGGGATTATAGGGACAACAGGGACTACAGAGATCACAGGGATAAAGACCACCGAGATAGGGGCAGGGACCACAGGGAAAAAGACTATAGAGACAATAGAGACAAGGACTACAGAGACAGGGAGAGGGACCACCGCGACAAAGAGAGGGATCACAGAGACAAGGACTACCGGGACCACAGGGACCGCAAGCATCGTGACGACCGGAGCCATGCAGAGAAAAGGAAGAAGTAG